One Aquarana catesbeiana isolate 2022-GZ linkage group LG06, ASM4218655v1, whole genome shotgun sequence genomic region harbors:
- the LOC141148639 gene encoding E3 ubiquitin/ISG15 ligase TRIM25-like → MATCSLREELSCSICLNLYKEPVSLKCGHNFCRDCIVTVLNTKKRKATSYSCPECREKYTERPPLEKNRKLCNIVDNFRSAHPEDTEVFCTYCNPPVSATKSCLLCEASFCNKHLRNHSKLAEHILTDPTTTFENRKCSIHKEILKYYCTEDSACICMSCWVAGDHKGHQVELLNEASEKKKEKLKDVTKKLTNERQETEKRIQNLENHRTGEKRKAVAVTGRVTELFRDIRRHLDNVEKRILTEVSRQEEKISQSVCDMIQKLETQKNQLSRKINEMEAICKITDPLTVLKKEVIIDDIIPRSGDVRDAGCLDEGMISQMLQRGLLHFTDSLIDMKIKRQFSVMEKSDILLDIKTANNYIIISQDLKSATYTAKPENRPDVPERFTSRQVVSTQSFSSGRHYWEVDVSGAKEWLIGVVSHSMERKINGNESFIGYNNKSWGLTQRDTLATKHNNSDITIDSKSSLKTVGIYLDYEAGRLSFYQLCDPIRLLHTFTTTFTEPLHAAFFVFENSTIRII, encoded by the coding sequence atggCGACTTGTAGCCTGAGAGAGGAGCTGAGCTGCTCCATCTGCCTGAACCTTTATAAGGAGCCCGTATCActgaaatgtggacacaacttctgccgggattGTATAGTGACTGTGCTAAATACAAAGAAGAGGAAGGCTACCAGTTATTCCTGTCCGGAGTGCAGAGAGAAGTATACAGAGCGCCCTCCGCTGGAGAAGAACAGAAAGTTGTGTAACATTGTGGATAATTTCAGGTCTGCTCACCCGGAGGACACAGAAGTCTTCTGTACGTATTGTAATCCTCCTGTATCAGCTACTAAATCATGTCTGCTATGTGAGGCCTCCTTCTGCAATAAACACTTGAGAAACCACAGCAAGTTAGCAGAACACATTTTAACTGATCCCACCACAACATTTGAAAACAGAAAATGCTCCATACACAAAGAGATCCTGAAATATTACTGCACAGAGGACAGTGCCTGTATCTGTATGTCCTGCTGGGTGGCTGGAGACCACAAAGGACATCAGGTGGAGCTTCTGAATGAGGCCtctgagaaaaagaaagagaaattgAAAGATGTTACTAAGAAACTGACCAATGAGAGACAAGAGACAGAGAAGAGAATCCAGAATCTGGAAAATCACAGGACgggagagaaaagaaaagcagtTGCTGTCACCGGGAGAGTCACTGAGCTGTTTAGAGACATCAGGAGACATCTGGATAATGTAGAGAAGAGAATCCTGACTGAGGTCTCCAGACAGGAGGAGAAGATCTCCCAGTCAGTCTGTGATATGATCCAGAAGCTGGAGACACAGAAGAATCAGCTGTCCAGGAAGATTAATGAAATGGAGGCCATATGTAAGATCACAGATCCATTAACTGTGCTGAAGAAAGAAGTGATCATTGATGACATCATTCCTAGGAGTGGTGATGTAAGAGATGCCGGATGTCTGGATGAAGGAATGATCTCACAGATGCTACAGAGAGGACTTCTCCACTTCACTGACAGTCTGATAGATATGAAGATAAAGAGACAATTCTCAGTGATGGAGAAATCTGACATTTTACTGGATATAAAAACAGCCAATAATTACATTATTATATCACAGGATCTGAAATCAGCTACTTACACCGCTAAACCAGAGAATAGACCGGATGTTCCAGAGAGGTTTACATCCAGACAGGTAGTAAGTACACAGAGCTTCtcatcagggagacattactgggaggtGGATGTGAGCGGAGCCAAGGAATGGCTGATAGGGGTGGTCAGTCACAGTATGGAGAGGAAGATAAATGGAAATGAATCATTTATTGGTTATAATAACAAATCATGGGGTCTGACCCAAAGAGACACTCTTGCTACAAAGCACAACAACTCAGATATTACAATAGACTCCAAATCTTCTCTCAAGACAGTTGGGAtttatctggattatgaggctggTCGTCTTTCCTTCTACCAGCTGTGTGACCCCATCAGActcctccacaccttcaccaccaccttcactgagcccctccatgctgcttTCTTTGTGTTTGAAAATTCCACCATAAGAATAATATAG